One window of the Mycobacterium xenopi genome contains the following:
- a CDS encoding NADH-quinone oxidoreductase subunit C, with product MSSPGQDPHEAIRRGDEEVIDVRRGMFGVYDTGDTSGYGRLVRAVTLPGSSPRPYGGYFDEVVDTLADALKCNGVEYADAIEKVVVYRDELTLHVRRELLPQVAQQLRDDPRLRFELCLGVSGVHYPHDTGRELHAVYPLKSITHNRRIRLEVSAPDSDPHIPSLFGIYPTNDWHERETYDFFGIIFDGHPSLTRIEMPDDWHGHPQRKDYPLGGIPVEYKGAQIPPPDERRAYN from the coding sequence ATGAGCTCACCAGGACAAGACCCACATGAGGCGATACGCCGCGGCGACGAGGAAGTGATCGATGTCCGCCGCGGCATGTTCGGCGTCTACGACACCGGCGACACTTCCGGCTACGGACGGCTGGTGCGCGCGGTCACGCTGCCCGGCAGCAGCCCGCGGCCCTACGGCGGCTACTTCGACGAGGTGGTCGACACCCTGGCCGACGCATTGAAATGCAACGGCGTCGAATACGCCGACGCGATCGAGAAAGTCGTGGTATATCGCGACGAGCTGACGCTGCACGTACGCCGTGAGCTGTTGCCGCAAGTCGCCCAGCAGCTTCGCGACGACCCGCGGCTGCGCTTCGAGCTGTGCCTCGGGGTCAGTGGCGTGCATTACCCGCACGACACCGGACGCGAACTGCACGCGGTCTACCCGCTCAAGTCGATCACCCACAACCGTCGCATCCGGCTGGAAGTGTCTGCGCCGGACAGTGATCCGCACATCCCGTCGCTATTCGGGATCTATCCGACCAACGACTGGCACGAACGCGAAACCTACGACTTTTTCGGAATCATCTTCGATGGACACCCGTCGTTGACCCGTATCGAGATGCCCGACGACTGGCATGGTCATCCGCAACGCAAGGATTACCCGCTCGGCGGCATCCCGGTGGAGTACAAGGGCGCGCAGATTCCCCCGCCCGATGAGCGGAGAGCCTACAACTGA
- the nuoE gene encoding NADH-quinone oxidoreductase subunit NuoE, which translates to MTGPQREPVFLHLGPPPEEPGQFVVEGAPQSYPPDVKARLEVDAKEIISRYPDRRSAILPLLHLVQSEDSYLTPAGLEFCGEQLGLTGAEVAAVASFYSMFRRGPTGEYLVGVCTNTLCAIMGGDAIFDTLVNHLGVRNDQTTPDGKITLQHVECNAACDYAPVVMVNWEFFDNQTPESARRLVDALRAGNPPRPTRGAPLCPFRQTERALAGFPDEREIHTVGEATLAGLRVSLEKGMAAHGLEGQD; encoded by the coding sequence GTGACCGGCCCGCAACGCGAGCCGGTGTTCCTGCACCTAGGCCCTCCACCCGAAGAGCCCGGGCAGTTCGTCGTCGAGGGTGCTCCCCAGTCGTATCCGCCCGACGTGAAGGCTCGGCTGGAGGTCGACGCCAAGGAGATCATCAGCCGCTACCCCGATCGGCGCTCGGCGATCTTGCCGCTGCTGCACCTGGTGCAGTCCGAGGACTCGTATTTGACGCCGGCGGGTTTGGAATTCTGCGGCGAGCAGCTGGGACTGACCGGCGCGGAGGTCGCGGCGGTGGCGAGCTTTTACTCGATGTTTCGCCGCGGGCCCACCGGTGAGTATTTGGTCGGCGTCTGCACCAACACGCTGTGCGCGATCATGGGCGGTGATGCCATCTTCGACACGCTGGTAAATCACCTCGGCGTCCGCAACGACCAGACCACCCCTGACGGCAAGATCACCTTGCAGCACGTCGAGTGCAACGCCGCCTGCGATTACGCGCCGGTGGTGATGGTCAACTGGGAGTTCTTCGACAACCAGACACCGGAGTCGGCGCGTCGGCTCGTCGACGCGCTGCGCGCGGGCAACCCGCCGCGGCCCACCCGCGGTGCCCCGCTATGCCCGTTCCGCCAAACCGAACGCGCGCTGGCCGGCTTCCCCGATGAACGCGAAATCCACACAGTCGGTGAGGCAACCCTGGCCGGGCTTCGAGTTTCGCTCGAAAAGGGTATGGCCGCGCACGGATTGGAAGGACAGGATTGA
- a CDS encoding NADH-quinone oxidoreductase subunit A yields MNVYTPILVLGGIATAFAVFSVIVASVVGPSRYNRAKLEAYECGIEPPESSPARTTSGHRFPVKYYLTAMLFIVFDIEIVFLYPWAVSYDALGIFALVEMVVFMLTVLVAYAYVWRRGGLTWD; encoded by the coding sequence GTGAATGTCTACACACCGATCCTGGTCCTCGGGGGGATCGCCACTGCTTTCGCGGTGTTCTCGGTGATCGTGGCATCGGTGGTCGGCCCGTCTCGCTACAACCGGGCAAAGCTGGAGGCCTACGAGTGCGGCATCGAGCCTCCCGAATCTTCCCCGGCGCGCACCACTAGCGGGCACCGGTTCCCGGTGAAGTATTACCTCACCGCGATGTTGTTCATCGTGTTCGACATCGAGATTGTGTTCCTGTACCCCTGGGCGGTCAGCTACGACGCGCTGGGGATATTCGCGCTTGTCGAGATGGTGGTGTTCATGCTCACCGTGTTGGTGGCCTACGCGTACGTATGGCGCCGCGGCGGGTTGACGTGGGATTGA
- the nuoF gene encoding NADH-quinone oxidoreductase subunit NuoF, producing MPLTPVLSRYWDHPESWTLDTYSRHDGYQALKKALGMTPEEVIRTVEASGLRGRGGAGFLTGTKWSFIPRGDTGPGAKPHYLVVNADESEPGTCKDIPLMLATPHVLIEGSIIAAYAIRASHAFIYVRGEVLPVIRRLHNAVAEAYAAGFLGTDILGSDYDLDLVVHAGAGAYICGEETALLDSLEGRRGQPRLRPPFPAEAGLYGCPTVVNNVETLASVPAIILNGVDWFRSMGSEKSPGFTLCSLSGHVTRPGQYEAPLGITLRELLAYAGGVRAGHRLKFWTPGGSSTPLLTDEHLDVPLDYEGVGEAGSMLGTKALQIFDETTCVVRAVRRWTQFYKHESCGKCTPCREGTFWLDQIYERLETGKGTEEDLEKLLDIGDILFGKSFCALGDGAAVPVQSSLKYFRDEYVAHIEGGGCPFDPRKSMLSGADA from the coding sequence ATGCCGCTGACGCCGGTCTTGAGCCGCTATTGGGACCATCCCGAGTCCTGGACGCTGGATACCTATAGCCGCCACGACGGCTACCAAGCGCTGAAAAAGGCGCTCGGCATGACGCCCGAGGAGGTCATCCGAACGGTTGAGGCTTCCGGGTTGCGGGGCCGCGGCGGTGCCGGTTTCTTGACAGGGACGAAGTGGTCGTTCATCCCGCGGGGTGACACCGGGCCGGGCGCCAAGCCGCACTACCTCGTCGTCAACGCCGACGAATCCGAGCCCGGCACGTGTAAGGACATCCCCCTGATGCTGGCCACGCCGCACGTTCTGATCGAGGGCAGCATCATCGCCGCCTATGCGATCCGGGCCAGCCACGCATTCATCTATGTCCGCGGCGAAGTGCTGCCGGTGATCCGGCGGCTGCACAACGCCGTCGCCGAGGCCTACGCCGCTGGCTTTTTGGGCACCGATATTCTCGGCTCTGACTACGACCTGGATCTGGTGGTGCACGCCGGCGCGGGCGCTTATATCTGCGGCGAGGAGACCGCGCTGCTCGATTCCCTGGAGGGCCGGCGCGGCCAGCCGCGGCTGCGGCCGCCCTTTCCCGCCGAAGCGGGCCTGTACGGGTGCCCGACCGTCGTCAACAATGTTGAAACCCTTGCGTCGGTCCCTGCGATCATTCTCAACGGCGTCGATTGGTTCCGGTCGATGGGCAGCGAGAAGTCGCCTGGCTTCACGCTGTGCTCGCTGTCCGGGCACGTCACCCGCCCCGGCCAGTACGAGGCGCCGCTGGGCATCACGCTGCGTGAATTGCTCGCCTACGCCGGCGGTGTGCGCGCCGGACACCGGCTGAAGTTCTGGACGCCGGGCGGCTCGTCGACTCCGTTGCTCACCGACGAGCATCTCGACGTGCCCTTGGATTACGAGGGCGTCGGCGAGGCCGGCTCAATGCTGGGCACCAAGGCACTGCAGATCTTCGACGAGACCACCTGCGTGGTGCGCGCAGTGCGGCGCTGGACGCAGTTCTACAAACACGAATCCTGCGGCAAATGCACGCCATGCCGCGAAGGCACCTTCTGGCTCGACCAGATTTACGAGCGGCTGGAAACGGGGAAAGGTACCGAGGAGGATCTCGAGAAGCTGCTCGACATCGGCGACATCCTGTTCGGAAAGTCGTTCTGCGCGTTGGGCGACGGCGCAGCCGTGCCGGTGCAGTCCTCGCTGAAATACTTCCGCGACGAATACGTCGCCCACATCGAGGGCGGTGGCTGCCCCTTCGACCCCCGCAAGTCGATGCTCAGCGGAGCGGACGCATGA
- a CDS encoding NADH-quinone oxidoreductase subunit G codes for MTQTADAAKSVAGQEMVTLTIDGVEISVPKGTLVIRAAELIGIQIPRFCDHPLLDPVGACRQCLVEIEGQRKPMASCTTVATDDMVVRTQLTSEAADKAQHGVMELLLINHPLDCPMCDKGGECPLQNQAMSNGRPDSRFTDVKRTFAKPISISSQVLLDRERCILCARCTRFTNQIAGDNFIDMLERGALQQVGIYANEPFDSYFSGNTVQICPVGALTGTAYRFRARPYDLVSTPSVCEHCASGCAQRTDHRRGTVLRRLAGDDPEVNEEWNCDKGRWAFTYATQPDRITTPLVRDAQGSLIPASWPQALQAAADGLAAARRRAGVLVGGRATLEDAYAYAKFARIALHTNDIDFRARPHSAEEAEFLAARIAGKPMTVTYSALESAPVVLLAGFEPEDESPIVFLRLRKAARKHGLPVYAIAPFASHGLEKMWGRVIKTVPGAEASALEQLPGEVGELLRRTGAVIMVGERLATVPGGLSAAARLADATGARLAWVPRRAGERGALEAGALPNLLPGGRPTAVPGRDTAGILAAAGDGSLDALLIGGMDPGDLADPDAVLAALDRVTFLVSLELRHSDVTQRADVVFPVAPAAAKSGTYLNWEGRPRSFAAALSNSTNSDLRVLDALANEMGIRLGLPNVEAARNELSQLGTWDGDRPNSPNIQPAPAVRPPAGQAILTGWRMLLDYGRMQDGEPYLAGTARKPVVRLSADTAAEIGAADDVPVTVSTARGAITLPLTITDMPSRVVWLPLNSPGSAVHRQLGVTVGAVVSIGVNR; via the coding sequence ATGACGCAGACGGCCGACGCCGCAAAGAGTGTCGCTGGCCAGGAGATGGTGACGCTCACGATCGACGGTGTCGAGATCAGCGTTCCGAAGGGAACCTTGGTGATCCGCGCCGCCGAGTTAATCGGCATCCAGATCCCACGGTTTTGCGACCATCCGCTGCTGGACCCGGTCGGCGCGTGCCGGCAATGCCTAGTCGAAATCGAAGGCCAGCGCAAGCCCATGGCCTCGTGCACGACCGTGGCCACCGACGACATGGTGGTGCGCACCCAGCTGACTTCGGAAGCCGCCGACAAAGCCCAGCACGGCGTCATGGAACTGCTGCTGATCAACCATCCGCTGGACTGCCCGATGTGCGACAAGGGCGGCGAATGTCCGCTGCAGAACCAGGCGATGTCCAACGGCCGTCCCGATTCCCGCTTCACCGACGTCAAGCGCACATTCGCCAAGCCGATCAGCATCTCCTCGCAAGTGCTGCTGGACCGGGAGCGGTGCATTCTGTGCGCCCGCTGCACCCGGTTCACCAACCAGATCGCGGGCGACAATTTCATCGACATGCTCGAGCGCGGCGCGCTGCAGCAGGTCGGCATCTACGCCAACGAACCGTTCGACTCCTATTTCTCGGGCAATACCGTGCAGATCTGCCCGGTCGGCGCACTGACCGGCACCGCCTACCGCTTCCGGGCCCGCCCCTATGACCTGGTGTCCACCCCCAGCGTGTGTGAGCACTGCGCCTCAGGCTGCGCGCAGCGCACCGACCATCGCCGTGGCACAGTGCTGCGTCGGCTGGCCGGTGACGACCCGGAAGTCAACGAGGAGTGGAACTGCGACAAGGGCCGCTGGGCGTTCACCTACGCCACCCAACCCGACCGCATCACCACTCCATTGGTCCGCGACGCCCAGGGTTCGCTGATACCGGCGTCCTGGCCGCAGGCACTGCAGGCGGCAGCCGACGGGCTGGCCGCGGCCCGCCGACGCGCAGGCGTGCTGGTCGGCGGGCGCGCGACGCTGGAGGACGCCTACGCCTACGCCAAGTTCGCACGGATCGCTTTACACACCAACGACATCGATTTCCGGGCCCGACCACACTCGGCCGAGGAGGCCGAGTTCCTGGCAGCCCGCATCGCGGGAAAGCCGATGACGGTGACGTACTCCGCGCTCGAATCCGCGCCGGTGGTGCTGCTGGCCGGCTTCGAGCCGGAGGACGAGTCGCCGATCGTATTCCTGCGGTTGCGTAAGGCCGCCCGCAAACACGGTCTGCCGGTGTATGCGATCGCGCCGTTCGCCAGCCACGGGTTGGAGAAGATGTGGGGCCGGGTAATCAAAACCGTGCCCGGCGCAGAGGCGTCGGCGCTGGAGCAGCTCCCCGGCGAGGTGGGGGAACTGCTGCGCAGGACGGGCGCGGTGATCATGGTGGGCGAGCGACTAGCCACCGTGCCGGGCGGATTGTCGGCGGCAGCCAGGCTGGCCGACGCCACCGGGGCGCGGCTGGCGTGGGTGCCGCGGCGCGCCGGAGAGCGCGGTGCGCTGGAAGCTGGTGCACTGCCAAACCTGCTGCCTGGCGGCCGGCCAACCGCGGTACCGGGGCGAGACACTGCAGGTATCCTTGCCGCTGCGGGTGATGGGAGCCTGGATGCGCTGCTGATCGGTGGGATGGACCCGGGCGACCTGGCCGATCCGGACGCCGTCCTGGCCGCTCTGGATAGGGTCACCTTCTTGGTCAGCCTGGAGCTGCGGCACAGCGATGTCACGCAGCGCGCTGACGTGGTGTTCCCGGTCGCCCCGGCAGCAGCGAAGTCGGGGACCTACCTCAACTGGGAGGGCCGCCCACGCAGCTTCGCTGCCGCACTGTCGAATAGTACAAATTCCGATCTGCGGGTGCTCGATGCGCTGGCCAACGAAATGGGTATCCGCCTCGGACTGCCCAACGTCGAGGCCGCCCGCAACGAGCTGAGCCAGCTGGGCACCTGGGACGGCGACCGCCCAAACAGCCCCAACATCCAGCCTGCTCCGGCGGTGAGACCGCCTGCCGGGCAGGCGATACTGACGGGCTGGCGGATGCTGCTCGACTACGGCCGCATGCAGGACGGCGAGCCATACCTGGCCGGTACCGCGCGAAAGCCAGTCGTGCGGCTGTCGGCCGACACCGCAGCCGAAATCGGTGCCGCCGACGACGTTCCGGTCACCGTCAGCACCGCGCGCGGCGCGATCACGTTGCCGCTGACCATCACCGACATGCCAAGCCGGGTGGTGTGGCTACCGCTGAACTCACCCGGCTCCGCGGTGCACCGGCAGCTGGGCGTCACGGTTGGGGCCGTCGTATCGATCGGAGTGAACCGATGA
- a CDS encoding LysR family transcriptional regulator, with the protein MTTAARLRALVELADTGSVRGAAERLVVTESAVSSALSALSAEVGVPLIDRHGRGVCLTPAGHRYVEYARRILGLHHEAVLAARGEADPEHGSIRLAAVTTAGELLIPALLASFTAKYPDVVCELEVGSRTALWPMLARHEVDVVVAGRPPTDLRQINVRAISPNVLVVVGPPELAQSFVPAEATWLLRESGSGTRATTAMLLSELEISPPQMVLGSHGAVVAGAIAGLGVTLVHRQAVKKELESGVLIELPVPGTPLDRPWHVVTHLHCTGPTELLIKHLIAHRELGWRAVPGSTLTVTQEGDGAQ; encoded by the coding sequence ATGACCACCGCTGCTCGGCTGCGCGCTCTGGTGGAGCTGGCCGACACGGGATCGGTGCGCGGGGCCGCGGAGCGACTTGTGGTGACGGAGTCGGCGGTCTCGTCCGCACTCAGCGCGCTAAGCGCCGAAGTCGGGGTTCCTCTGATCGACCGGCACGGCCGCGGCGTGTGCCTGACACCAGCCGGGCACCGCTACGTCGAGTACGCGCGCCGAATTCTCGGTCTGCATCACGAGGCGGTTCTGGCGGCTCGCGGGGAAGCCGATCCCGAGCACGGCTCCATCCGGTTGGCCGCGGTCACCACCGCCGGCGAGCTGTTGATTCCAGCATTGCTTGCTTCGTTTACCGCCAAGTACCCCGATGTCGTGTGCGAGTTGGAGGTCGGCTCGCGAACCGCGCTCTGGCCGATGCTCGCCCGCCACGAGGTCGACGTTGTGGTTGCCGGGCGCCCGCCGACCGATCTGCGCCAGATCAACGTGCGAGCGATCAGCCCGAATGTACTCGTCGTGGTCGGACCGCCGGAGCTAGCGCAATCTTTCGTGCCGGCAGAGGCGACGTGGCTGCTACGGGAATCGGGTTCCGGGACGCGGGCCACGACGGCGATGCTCTTGAGCGAATTGGAGATTTCGCCACCGCAGATGGTGCTGGGCTCCCATGGGGCGGTGGTGGCAGGCGCGATCGCGGGATTAGGCGTGACGTTAGTGCACCGCCAGGCGGTGAAAAAGGAGTTGGAGTCCGGTGTCCTGATTGAGCTGCCGGTACCCGGTACGCCGTTGGATAGGCCGTGGCACGTCGTCACTCATTTGCACTGTACCGGGCCCACTGAGCTATTGATCAAGCATCTGATCGCTCATCGCGAACTAGGTTGGCGTGCGGTGCCTGGGTCCACCCTGACGGTCACCCAGGAGGGGGATGGTGCCCAATAG
- the nuoD gene encoding NADH dehydrogenase (quinone) subunit D produces the protein MSEPTETVLMAGGRDWEEVVQAARDADPGDRIVVNMGPQHPSTHGVLRLILEIEGETVTEARCGIGYLHTGIEKNLEYRYWTQGVTFVTRMDYLSPFFNETAYCLGVEKLLGITDQIPERANVIRVMMMELNRISSHLVALATGGMELGAMTAMFLGFRERELVLNLFELITGLRMNHGYIRPGGLAQDLPDNAVTEIRKFLDLMPRRLRDLEDLLNENYIWKARTQGIGYLDLTGCMALGITGPILRSTGLPYDLRRADPYCGYENYEFDVITEDSCDAYGRYMIRVKEMHESLKIIEQCLDKLKPGPIMVSDRKIAWPADLKVGPDGLGNSPEHIAKIMGSSMEALIHHFKLVTEGIRVPPGQVYVAVESPRGELGVHMVSDGGTRPYRVHYRDPSFTNLQAVAAMCEGGMVADVIAAVASIDPVMGGVDR, from the coding sequence ATGAGTGAACCGACCGAAACGGTGCTGATGGCCGGTGGCCGAGATTGGGAAGAGGTTGTCCAGGCCGCCCGCGACGCGGATCCCGGCGACCGCATCGTCGTCAACATGGGGCCCCAGCACCCGTCCACCCACGGGGTGCTGCGGCTGATCCTGGAGATCGAAGGTGAGACGGTAACCGAGGCCCGCTGCGGTATTGGCTACCTGCACACCGGAATCGAAAAAAACCTGGAATACCGGTACTGGACTCAGGGCGTCACCTTCGTGACCCGGATGGACTACCTGTCACCGTTTTTCAACGAGACCGCGTATTGCCTGGGTGTGGAGAAACTGCTCGGCATCACCGATCAGATTCCCGAGCGGGCCAACGTCATCCGGGTGATGATGATGGAGCTCAACCGGATCTCGTCGCACCTGGTCGCATTGGCGACCGGCGGCATGGAACTGGGCGCGATGACCGCGATGTTCCTCGGCTTCCGGGAGCGCGAGCTAGTGCTCAACTTGTTCGAGTTGATCACCGGGTTGCGGATGAACCACGGCTATATCCGCCCCGGCGGTTTGGCCCAGGATCTGCCGGACAACGCAGTCACCGAAATCCGCAAGTTCCTCGACCTGATGCCACGCCGGTTGCGCGACCTGGAGGACCTGCTCAACGAGAACTACATCTGGAAGGCCCGTACCCAGGGCATCGGCTACCTCGACCTGACCGGGTGCATGGCGCTGGGCATCACCGGCCCAATCCTGCGTTCCACGGGGTTGCCCTACGACCTGCGGCGTGCCGACCCGTATTGCGGGTACGAAAACTACGAATTCGACGTGATCACCGAGGACAGCTGTGACGCCTACGGGCGCTACATGATTCGCGTCAAGGAGATGCACGAGTCGCTGAAGATCATCGAGCAGTGCCTGGACAAGCTGAAGCCAGGTCCGATCATGGTCTCCGACCGCAAGATCGCGTGGCCCGCCGATCTGAAGGTGGGCCCCGACGGGCTGGGCAACTCACCAGAGCACATCGCCAAAATCATGGGCAGCTCGATGGAGGCGCTGATCCACCACTTCAAACTGGTGACCGAGGGCATCCGCGTCCCCCCGGGACAGGTGTATGTCGCGGTGGAGTCGCCGCGCGGCGAGCTGGGCGTGCACATGGTCAGCGACGGTGGCACTCGTCCGTACCGCGTGCACTACCGCGATCCGTCGTTCACCAACCTGCAGGCCGTGGCCGCCATGTGCGAGGGCGGCATGGTCGCCGACGTGATCGCCGCGGTTGCCAGCATCGACCCGGTGATGGGCGGGGTCGACCGGTGA
- the nuoI gene encoding NADH-quinone oxidoreductase subunit NuoI — MAKFFDSIAGFGVTLAAMFKRPLTEEYPEKPGPVALRYHGRHQLNRYADGLEKCIGCELCAWACPADAIYVEGADNTEEERYSPGERYGRVYQINYLRCIGCGLCVEACPTRALTMTNDYEMADDNRADLIYEKDRLLAPLQPAMQPPPHPRAPGATDADYYRGNVKPFWEVSQ, encoded by the coding sequence ATGGCTAAGTTCTTCGACTCGATCGCCGGGTTCGGTGTGACGCTGGCGGCGATGTTCAAACGCCCGCTCACCGAGGAGTATCCGGAAAAGCCCGGCCCGGTGGCACTGCGCTACCACGGCCGTCATCAACTCAACCGGTACGCCGATGGCCTGGAAAAGTGCATCGGGTGCGAGCTGTGCGCCTGGGCGTGCCCGGCCGACGCCATCTACGTGGAGGGCGCCGATAACACCGAGGAAGAACGCTATTCGCCCGGGGAGCGCTACGGGCGGGTGTACCAGATCAACTACCTGCGCTGCATCGGCTGCGGGCTCTGTGTCGAGGCGTGCCCGACCCGGGCGCTGACAATGACCAACGACTACGAGATGGCCGACGACAACCGCGCCGACCTGATCTATGAGAAGGATCGCCTGCTGGCCCCATTGCAGCCCGCAATGCAACCACCACCACACCCGCGCGCGCCCGGCGCTACCGACGCCGACTACTACCGCGGCAACGTCAAACCCTTTTGGGAGGTGAGCCAATGA
- the nuoH gene encoding NADH-quinone oxidoreductase subunit NuoH has product MTGFGQDIWWLIAAKAVGVFAFLLVTVLVAILVERKLLGRMQMRWGPNRVGPRGYLQSLADGVKLALKEGIIPAGVDRPVYLLAPIISTVPAITAFAFIPFGPRVSVFGQRTPLQVTDLPVAVLFILACSSIGVYGIVLAGWSSGSTYPLLGGVRSTAQVISYEVAMGLSFAAVFLFAGSMSTSRIVSAQDRVWYVFMLLPSFLVYLVSMVGETNRAPFDLPEAEGELVAGFHTEYSSLKFAMFYLAEYINMTTVSALAATLFFGGWHAPWPLNLWAGANAGWWPLLWFTAKVWTFLFVYFWLRATLPRLRYDQFMALGWKVLIPVSLLWVMVAATIRSLSTAGLTHPTAVLVAAGVAVAAGLLTYMRRPLSGLETRPRDDPAPVSAAEFPTPPLPGEAPIKEAAHG; this is encoded by the coding sequence ATGACTGGTTTCGGGCAGGACATCTGGTGGCTGATCGCCGCCAAGGCGGTCGGGGTCTTCGCCTTCCTCTTGGTAACCGTGCTCGTCGCCATCTTGGTCGAACGGAAGTTGTTGGGCCGCATGCAGATGCGCTGGGGACCCAACCGGGTCGGCCCGCGTGGGTACCTGCAGAGCCTGGCCGACGGAGTCAAACTCGCGCTCAAAGAGGGCATCATCCCCGCGGGTGTCGACCGGCCGGTTTACCTTCTGGCGCCAATCATTTCGACCGTCCCGGCGATCACCGCGTTTGCGTTCATCCCGTTCGGTCCGCGGGTGTCGGTCTTCGGTCAACGTACGCCGCTGCAGGTGACGGACTTGCCGGTCGCGGTGTTGTTCATCCTGGCGTGCTCGTCGATCGGGGTATACGGCATCGTGCTGGCGGGCTGGTCGTCGGGGTCGACCTACCCGCTGCTGGGCGGCGTGCGCTCCACCGCCCAGGTGATCTCCTACGAGGTCGCGATGGGCCTGTCGTTCGCGGCGGTGTTCCTGTTCGCCGGCTCGATGTCGACCTCGCGCATCGTGTCCGCCCAGGACCGCGTGTGGTACGTGTTCATGCTGCTGCCGTCGTTTCTGGTCTACCTGGTGTCGATGGTCGGTGAAACCAATCGCGCGCCGTTCGACCTGCCCGAGGCCGAAGGCGAACTGGTCGCCGGCTTCCACACCGAGTATTCGTCGCTGAAATTCGCGATGTTCTACCTCGCCGAATACATCAACATGACCACCGTGTCCGCGCTGGCCGCCACGCTGTTCTTCGGCGGCTGGCACGCCCCGTGGCCGCTGAACCTGTGGGCCGGCGCCAACGCCGGCTGGTGGCCGCTGCTGTGGTTTACCGCCAAAGTCTGGACTTTCCTGTTCGTCTACTTCTGGCTGCGCGCCACCCTGCCCCGGCTGCGCTACGACCAGTTCATGGCGCTGGGCTGGAAAGTCCTCATCCCGGTGTCGCTGCTGTGGGTGATGGTCGCCGCCACCATCCGCAGCCTGAGCACCGCAGGGCTGACCCACCCGACCGCCGTGCTGGTTGCCGCGGGTGTCGCCGTCGCCGCGGGCCTGCTGACCTACATGCGAAGACCGCTGTCCGGCTTGGAAACTCGACCCCGGGACGATCCCGCACCGGTCAGTGCCGCGGAGTTCCCCACGCCGCCGCTGCCGGGCGAGGCGCCGATCAAGGAGGCCGCCCATGGCTAA
- the usfY gene encoding protein UsfY yields MRSTHRDPIDHFRTTNHHAGEFFIDLYCWPGLASIALGAMSLVCCLAAAAYNHHEWVLTTAVVGALAIAGGIAWLVVEHHRVLRIEHQWMAAQNAAQPTSPLFVRLPQNLGDEMASQQSNDTISQRNRVDWV; encoded by the coding sequence ATGAGAAGCACCCATCGCGATCCGATAGATCATTTCCGGACCACCAACCACCACGCCGGTGAGTTTTTCATAGACCTCTACTGCTGGCCGGGGCTGGCCTCGATCGCACTGGGAGCGATGTCGCTTGTATGCTGCCTGGCCGCGGCGGCATACAACCATCACGAATGGGTGTTGACGACAGCGGTAGTGGGCGCTCTCGCGATCGCCGGCGGTATTGCATGGCTCGTTGTCGAGCATCATCGGGTGCTGCGCATCGAACACCAGTGGATGGCAGCTCAAAACGCAGCACAGCCAACCAGCCCGCTTTTCGTCCGGTTGCCGCAGAACTTAGGCGATGAAATGGCGTCGCAACAGTCGAATGACACCATCTCTCAACGCAATCGGGTCGACTGGGTGTGA